Below is a window of Rhizobium jaguaris DNA.
CCTCGATCAGCTTCTCGCGCGCCAGCGTCGGACCGAAATCCGGATAGCGCTCGCGGATCAGATCCAGCGCCGCGTTGCGAAACTCCTCGCTGTGGCGCCGGTTGCTCGGCTGCAATCGCTTCTTCGAAACGAGGCCGGCTGGCCCATCCCGGTCATAGGCCTGTAGTAGCCGATGGACCTGACTTCGACTGAGGTCGAGCAGTTCGGCAGCCTGCACGACGCTCAGGCGTTCGTCACGGATCTTCTGGATGACTTCGAGGCGATGCAACTCTTTCTGCGACATGGTGATCAAACAGGACATGACGTCTCCAACCGCTCATGGTCTCGACCAGGCTTAGGGTCGTCATCCTTGCTCCCAACGTTGGCTTTAACCAGTGCGTCGAGAGGCGAGACTGTCGCATCTCTAACTGGCCCAACTGTCGCATTACTAAATAGCCGCTACAAGCAAATATCAGATAAGATAGATTATGGAACTAATCGATCATTTTGGCAGTGTTGCGTTCCGCCTCGTGTTAAGCGCAGCATCCCTTCGCCCGCTAGAAAACATGCCGCGCAATCTGAACTCGACGTCGATACCTCCAGTGACGAATGGCGGTGTCAGTGTTGGCGCTTAGTGCGCAGAGGGTGAAAGAATGAAAGCGCCGGCGAATAAATCGCGAGCCGAAGTGTTCACTCCTCACAGCGTAAAATGCTTTGGGAGAACACATCATGAAACATCTCGTCACGCCGATAATGCGTGGCGCATTCTTACTCATAGGCTCCACCGGCTTGGCTTTGGCCGCCAATGTCCACACGGCAACAGGGACAACGGGTCAGCCCAGCCAACATATTGGCAGCGTTCAAACGGGCAGTGCCACGCCGGGTAACGCCGCCTCTTCCCCAGGGTCAGCGTTCAACCCAAATGGGACCGCGGGAACACACTATGCGGGCAACGTGCCGCAGAGCTCCAAGAATCCGAAAAGCGTATCGCAGTACGATGTGGCTGGCTTCCAGCAGTCCCATAATCACTAAGTGACGGAATTGCGCTTAGCAGACTGTCCGTCAGTGCATGATTGAATCGTTGCGACCTCAAATTAGGAGGCCGCAGCCGCAGCCCACAGGACCTGTCTCAGCTCGGCCTTACACGAATGACATTGGCTCCGATCTTCTCCGCCAAAATCTTGGGATCGCAGGCAAAAATGCTATCCGGCCGTCCCGCCGCGCACCAGACCTGGTCATAGCCCAACAGGCTTTCGTCGATGAAAACCGGCAGTTTTACGCGATGGCCGATGGGACCGACGCCGCCGATAGCGAAGCCGGTTTCGTCGCGGACGCGATCGATGTCGGCGCGCTTTAGACGAAGCCCGTAAGTGGCTAAAATATATCCCGTATCGGCATTGTGGGCGCCGGAAACGAGAAGCAGCGTCAAGCCGTGAGTTTCCGCGTTGACGAAGACCAACGATTTGACGATCTGGCCGACGACGCACCCAGCCGCATTGGCAGCTTCCTCAGCCGTGCGGGTCGATTGCTCCATGCGCTTTATAGCGATGTCGAGGCCGAGGTCACGGGCCGCCAGCTCGACGCGCTCCAGGCTTGAAAGCTTCTTGCTGTCCTCGCTCATAGATCATCATCCTCTACATCGAGTTCGATCCGCATCTGATCGTAGGCCGGTTCGACATTGTCGGGTGTTTCCGCAAGCACGGTCGCATAATCAAGCGGTGTGTGCATATGCGTCAGGATCGCGTGCCGCGGCTGCAGCCGCTCGATCCAGGCGAGCGATTGCTCCAGCGAGAGATGGCTTGGATGCGGCCGGTATTGCAGCGCATCGATGATCAGGACATCGAGGTTTTGAACTCGCTCGACAGATTCCGCCGGGAAGTCGCTGATATCGCTGCAATAAGCAAGCGCGCCGATGCGAAAACCAAGCGAGTGGATGTCGCCATGCTGCTGCTTGTGCGGCCAGAAGGTGATCGGGCCGCCCGGCCCTTCGACCGTGAAACTTTTGTCCAGGCTTTCGATGATGATCGGCCGCACGATCGGCGGATAGTTGCTGCCCGGCGGCGTTTCCAGGCAATAGCCGAAGCCCTCGCGGATGCGGTCCATGGTCGGCTGGTCGGCATAGATCGGAATGAGCTCATGCGAATTGTGGAAGAAACCGCGCAGGTCGTCGAGGCCGTGGATATGGTCGGCATGGGCGTGCGTATAGAGCACCGCGTCGATGGACCCTACGCCAGCGCGGATCATCTGCTCGCGGAAATCCGGTCCGGTGTCGATGACGACGGTGGTAATGCCGCCATCCGGCGCGATCTGCTCGATCATGAAGGCGGAGCGTGTACGCCGGTTTTTCGGATTCTTGGGATCGCAGGCGCCCCAATCGCCGGTGATGCGCGGCACCCCCGGCGACGACGAGCAGCCCAAGATGGTGAAGCGCCGCCGGTGAGTCACGCCGTCAGACCCTCGTCATCCGGGAGAAGCAGCGGAACGCATTCTCAGTGGTAATTGCGGCGATCTCATCCATGCTGACGCCGATCGTATCCGCCAGCACCTCGGCCGTATTGACGACGTAGGATGGCTCGTTGCGCTTGCCGCGCCAGCGCTTCGGCGCAAGATACGGCGCATCGGTCTCGACCAGCAGCCGGTCATGCGGGATCGTCTTAGCGATCTCGCGCAGCTCCTCGGACTTCGGGAAGGTGAGAATGCCGGAGAAGGAAATATAGCCGCCGAGCTCGACCCCGGTGCGGGCGAGGGCCGGGCCGGAAGAGAAACAATGCAGGATGAAGGGGAAGGCCCCCTTCCCTGTTTCCTCGGTCAGGATCGCGGCCATGTCCTCATCAGCGCTGCGGCTGTGAATGACCAGCGGCAGTTGCGTTTCGCGTGCAGCCGCGATGTGGCGCAGGAAGCCGGTCTTCTGATCTTCCGGCTTCACGGTGTCGTAGAAATAATCCAACCCCGCCTCGCCGATCGCGACGACCTTCTCGTGCTGCTTGGCGAGCCGCACCAGATCCTCGATCTGGATATCCAATTCCTCGTCGGCATTGTTTGGATGCGTGCCGACCGAGCAGAAGACGGATGGATATTGCTCGGTGATCGCCAGCAGCCCATCGAGCTTGCGGACGCGGGTCGAGATGGTCACCATCTGCTTGACGCCGATCTCATGGGCGCGCGCGACGATCGCGTCGCGTTCTTCCGCGAAGTCGGCAAAATCCAGATGGCAATGCGTATCGATCAGCATGGCAGCAGAGACCCTTATTCGACCGCCGGCGCCACATAGCGCGGGAAGACCGGTTTGGGTGCTTCCAAGGGCGTTCCGGGAACGAGCCGTCCGGCCTCGCCGAGCGCCGCGAAATCGCGCTTATCAGCGGGAATGGCGATCAGATCGAGCAGCTTCGCCGAAGAGTCCGGCATGAACGGCTGCAGGAGAATGCCGATCTGGCGAACGACATCGGCGGTGACGTAGAGCACGGTTGCCATACGCGCCGGATCGGTTTTCTTCAAAGCCCAAGGTTCTTGGCCGCGAAATAGCGGTCGCTTTCGGAGACGACGGCTATGATCGAAGCCAGCGCGCGGTGGATGAGTTGCTTACCCATGTCCTCGCGCGTGGACGCCAGCAGCGCGTCGGCCTGCGCCAGCAGCGCCTTGTCCTCGTCGGTCAGCTCACCCGGTTCCGGGATCTTGCCGTCGCAATTCTTGACGATCATCGACAGCGAGCGGCTGGCGAGGTTGCCGATGCCATTGGCAAGATCGGAATTGATGCGCGTGCCGATCGCCTCTTCGCTATAGCTGCCGTCCTGGCCGAAGGAGACTTCGCGCAGGAAGAAATAGCGCACCTGATCCAGGCCGAAGTGGTTCACCAGATTGACCGGATCGACGACATTGCCGAGCGACTTCGACATCTTCTCGCCCTTGTTGAGCAGGAAGCCATGGGCATAGACGCGCTTCGGCAAGGGCAGCTTCGCCGACATCAGGAAGGCCGGCCAATATACGGCGTGGAAGCGGATGATGTCCTTGCCGATGATGTGTGCATCGGCCGGCCAGTATTTTGCCCGCGGATTGTTCCGGTCTTCGATATAGCCGGTCGCCGTGATGTAGTTCGTCAGCGCATCGACCCAGACATACATGACATGCGCCGGATCGTTCGGCACCTTGATACCCCAGTCGAACGTCGTGCGCGAAATCGACAGGTCCTTGAGGCCCGATTTGACGAAGGAGATCACCTCGTTACGGCGCTCGGCCGGACCGATGAAATCCGGGTTCTCCTCGTAATGCTTCAGCAAGCGGTCCTGGTATTCCGAGAGCTTGAAGAAATGGCTTTCCTCCTGCACCCACTCGACCGGCGTGCCCTGAGGCCCATAGCGGACGCCATCGGCGCGAAGCTCTGTTTCGTTTTCCTGGTAATAGGCCTCGTCACGCACCGAATACCAGCCGGCATAGGAATCCTTGTAGATATCGCCGGCGTCGGCCATCAGGTTCCAGATGTTCTGCGAGGTCACGTGGTGGCGGGCCTGCGTCGTGCGGATGAAGTCGTCGTTCGAGGCGTTGAGCAGCTTGCCCATCGCCTGGAACTCGCCAGAATTGCGGTCGGCGAGCTGCTGTGCCGTCAGGCCTTCAGCGCGCGCCGTCTGCTGCATCTTCTGTCCATGTTCGTCCGTGCCGGTCAGGAAAAAGACGTCGAGCCCGTCCAGCCGCTGGAAGCGCGCCATTGCGTCGGTGGCAATCAGCTCATAGGCATGGCCGATATGCGGCTTGCCATTGGGATAGGCGATCGCGGTGGTGATGTAGAACGGGGTCTTATCGGTCTTATCGGTCATATCGGGCAATGGTCCGCTTTACGGTTTCGTCATTGTTATTCTTGCACCTGCTCGCTTTAGCGCATGTTTGCTGGGAGCGAAACACCAAGTTTCGCGCTCGCAGCAATGCACGCTCCGTGGATGTCGTCGCTTGACTCGATCCAACCTCGGCTTTACCCCTTCACAAAACCAAAGCGCAGGACAGGGACCGCCGTGAATTTCATTTTCATATTTAGCAGCGTGTCCAACGGCTTGAAAGGGCCGTGGTTTTGAGTTTTCCGGCCTCGTTCCAACCCCTGTATTCCTTTTCCGGTTTTTTTGTCGGCATGTTGGTTGGCATCACCGGCGTTGGTGGCGGTTCGTTGATGACGCCCTTGCTGGTCTTGCTGTTCGGCGTCCATCCGGCCACTGCCGTCGGCACCGATCTCCTTTATGCTGCGATCACCAAGACGGCCGGCACTGCGGTGCACGGCATGCACGGACGGGTGAACTGGAAAGTGGTGGGGCTGCTTGCCTCGGGCAGCGTACCGTCCGCACTCCTCATGTTGTGGATCATGGCCGGTGTCAACCGTGAGAGCCCGGCGGTCGCCCAAACGATCACGCTGACCCTCGGCTGCCTTCTATTTCTAACGTCGCTGATGTTGATTTTTCGCGGCCAGATTTTGGATGCCATTCGAAAATGGCGAGGCGAGCGCGGGACACTGAAGCCCCGGACGATCGCTATATTGACCATCGTTCTGGGCCTTACGCTCGGTACGCTTGTCACCATGACGTCAGTCGGCGCCGGCGCGCTTGGCGTCACCGTGCTGCTGGTGCTCTATCCGCGTCTCGATGTACGGGAGATTGTCGGTTCGGATATCGTCCATGCCGTGCCACTGACATTGATCGGCGGCATGGGGTATTGGTTCATCGGCGAGATCAACTGGACGATGCTGTTTGCATTGCTGCTGGGCTCGATTCCCGGCATCGTCACGGGCAGCCTGCTGGCGCCGCGCTTGCACGAGCGGCTGGTGCGGCTGATCCTGGCCGTCACGCTGATGATCGTCGCCTGGAAGCTGCTCTTTCCTTAGAGCAAAGTCAGGGCTAGGCGGAAAGCTGCTGCTTGAGATCGCCGAGAATGGTGATGATCGTTTGCTTGCGATCGAGATTGTAGGCCTGCGATATGTTGAGCCGCTCGGTGACGTCAGCATAGAGGCGGGCGAGTCTTTCAGCCACGGTAAGATGCCCCTCCAGCGCAGCCGCCCTCGCCCGGGCCATGATGTCGTCGCCGATATGCGACACGAAGAAGCCGAAGATCGTGTCACTTTCCTTGGCCGACAGCGCGTCGGCAAGACGATGCATTGCCCGGCGTGCGGCAGGCCCGTTCGCCGCGATGACTTGCTCATAGGCCGCGACGATTTCGCCGCCGCCATAGTTCAGCAGTTTCAGCGCCTCGCTGACGCTGCCCTTGGCCGCCGCCAGCAACTCCGCGCCCTGTCCCTGCGCCAGGCTGATGCCGAGATGCGCAAGCGCGTTCCCCAAAGCATCGTCGCTCAGCGGCGCCAGCTTCAGCGGCAGGCAGCGCGATCGGATGGTTGGCAGCAGCTTGCCCGGCGCGTGCGATAGCACAAGAAACAAGGCCCGCTTCGGCGGCTCCTCGAGGATTTTCAATATGGCATTGGCGGCGCTGCGATTGAGATCATCGGCCGGGTCGATGACGACAATACGCCAGTTGCCGGTGCCGGAGGTCTGTGAAAAGAACTTGCCGGCGCGGCGCACCTCGTCGACGGTAATCGCGGACTTCACTTTGCCGGTCTTGTCGTCGACGGGACGGGCAAGATGCAGCAGATTGTGCGAGGCACCGCCGGAAATCTGTCGGCTGATGGCGGAATTAGGATCCGGATCGCCGATCGTCACCGGCGCGGCAGCCGGATCGGGATGAGACAGAACATGATTGGCGAAGCGGAAGGCGAGCGTCGCCTTGCCGATGCCCTCCGGTCCCTCGATCAGGATGGCATGGTGGCCTTTGCCGGAGCGATAGGATTGCGCCAGAAAGGCTTCCGCCTCCTCATGGCCGAAGAGTCTGATATTATCCTGAGGCGGAATCGCACCGTCCAGAACGCCGGGCCGCTCGTCGCTCATTGCGCCACTTCCGGGCTGGAGGCCGGCATATTGTCCGTCAATGTCAACCGCTCTTCGATGATGTCGGCAATTTCATCGGCAATTGCGTCTTCCGGGCGCTGCGCGTCGACGACGTGGCAACGGCCGGGGTCGCGCGCTGCGATGTCCAGAAAGGCTTCCCGACGCTTCTCATGGGTCTGCATCTCTTCTTTTTCGAAGCGATCCGGTGCCGCCGTCGCCGAAGCGCGCCTACGTGCGCGCTCAAGGCCGATCTCGGCGGGGATATCGAGGATCAGCGTGCAGTCCGGCACCACGCCGTTGACCGCGACCCGTTGCAGAGCTTCGATGAAATCAGGTTCGAGATTGCCGGTCACGCCCTGATACACGCGCGAGGAATCCATGAAACGATCGCAAAGTACGATCGTTCCGCGTGCCAGCGCCGGGCGGATGACCTCTTCGACATGATCGTTGCGCGCCGCGGCGAACAGGATCGCCTCCATCCGCGTGCCGAACATCTCGGCCGCGCCGGAGAGCAACACGTGCCGCACGGCTTCCGCCCCCGGCGAGCCGCCGGGTTCGCGGGTCACCAAAACGTTATGGCCAAGCCCGCGCAACCGTTCCGCCAGGCGACGAATCTGGGTCGATTTGCCGGCCCCTTCCCCGCCCTCGAAGCTCACGAACAATCCGGTTGCATCAGCCAATGATCATGTCCTGCCCTTGTTTTACGCTTTTCTGCCGTAGCGTGACGTGTGCCCTGTTTAACCCAAGATAGGCGCTGGTGAAACTACGCAAGTAACCGCGCCTGACATTCTATATAGGCCGTAAACAGGGATTTCGCGAGGCAGGAAACAATCAAGTTGGCGTCGGCGTGTCCCAGAGCCAGGAGAACAGCAGCGTTTCCGTCAGCTCCAGAAAGGCATCGAAGGCGCGGCTGCGAAGCGTCCCCTGGGCGACCGCCTCCTTGGTATAGAGCGGCAATTCGCGCAGCAGTCGCGCACCCGAAAAGACACGAAGCGTTCCCGCTTCGTAGCCGGCTGCGACGGGTGCCGTCAGCGGCCAGCGATAGACGATGCGGGCCGAAAGGCGATCGGGATTGTTGAGCGGCACGTAGACATCGACCGGTACTTTGGCGAGCACGCCGACCGTGGACTGCGCCCCGCCATAGACGCTGACGTTGCCGATCACTTCGCCATCGGCAAAGATACGCTGGCTCTTGAAGTTACTGAGGCCCCATTCCAGCACACGGCGGGTTTCCTCGGTGCGTTCCTTGTCCGATTTCAGGCCGCCGAGCGCCAGAATCAGCCGCCGGCCGTCGCGCTGGATGGAGGCGACGATCGAATAGCCCTCGCCTTCGGCAAAGCCGGTACCAAGGCCATCGACGCCGATGTTCAGCAAAAGCATCGGATTGCGGTTGCGCTGGAAGATCCTGTTCCAGGTGAAATCCGCCTGACCGAAATATTTGTAGAGATCGGCGTGCTTTTCCTGCAGGTCCTTTGCCAACGTCACCAGCTCGTGCACGGAGACTTTGCTGCCGCCACTGGGATCGTCAGGGTCCGGAAGGCCGGTGGAGTTGGTGAAAACCGCTTTGGGCATGCCGATCTCGCGCGCATGCGCCGTCATGCGCCGGGCGAATTCCGCTTCACTGATAGAAATGCCTTCGGCAAGGATCATGCAGCCATCATTGGCCTGCTGTACGGCAACGCCCTGTATCAGGTCGCCGACGCGCACGCGCGATTTCAGCGCGGCGAACATGGTCGACGTGCGCGACGGTGCACCGCCCTTGCGCCACGAATTTTCAGAAACCGGATATTCGGTATCGAGCGAAATCTCCCCTCGCCCGATCGCATCGAAGACGACATCCAGGGTCATCAGCTTGGCGAGAGACGCCGGAGAAATCGGTTGATTCTCATCCTTGGCAAGCAGGATCGTGCCGGTGGAGGCTTCAATCATGAAGGCCTGCGCAGCCTTGGTATCGAAAGCGGGCGGCGGTGCCTGCTGCGCCACGGCCGGCAGGCATTCAACCCCGATAAGAAAGGAAAACGCGAGAAAAAAGCCTCTTAACATGCCGGCTCCGCAATCCCATCGACCCCCAAAATCATTTTAGTCAGAGGTGAAGATTCAGGCAATGACGCCGTTCAATCGACTTGCGCCTGACCTTGATGCTGACGGTGATAGGCGGAGAGGATCGACTCCTGTGTCAGCCCGTCATTACGCACCATGACAGCATCGAAAGCCAGATTGACATAAACCGTCTTGACGGGCGCTTCCTGATAGGCGGCAACCGTGGAGGCGAGCGACGGCGCATCGAGGCTCGCCATGCCGGGTGCAAAATCCGGGCGCTCATAGGGAATGGGGCCAATAGCAGGCAACACGACCAGCGTCGGCTCGACGGGATCGACCGACGGCATGGCGCCGCCGTTCCAGGTCATCGGCGGCGGATTGTTGCGCTTGGTGCCATTGTAGGACGCCGTCGGCGTTGAACCGGCAAAGGCGGTGGCCGAATAAGGCGATGGCTTCGGGATCGGCGCGAACGCTGGCGCGGTATTCGCGGTATTGTAGCTGCGCTGCTGGCGGCTCGGCCGGCCGATATTATCCGAATCAGGCAGTTGATCGGCGGTGATGCGGCCGTTCGAAGCGACCATCACGCCGGTTGCGATCTGGCCGCCAGGATTGATGCTCGGCAGCCGCGAGCCCTTCGGAATGTACGAAGCCATCAGATAGGGGTCGTCATGACCGTCCATACGGGCACGGCCGACATACTGCACGCGCACGTCGCCGGTGCCGCTGTTTTGAAGATCGAGCATCTGCGCCGTCTTGTTGGAAAGGTCGATGATGCGGCCGGGATGGTAAGGTCCGCGGTCGTTGACGCGCACGATGATGGAGGAGCCGTTTTCGACATTGGTGACGCGCGCATAGCTCGGCAGCGGAAACGTCGGATGCGCGGCGGTGAGCGCCTGCTGGTCATAGACCTCGCCGTTTGCGGTCAAACGTCCGTGAAAGGCCGAGCCGTACCAGGAGGCGATGCCCACCTTGTTATAGGAATAATCTTCCTTGGGATAATACCACTTGCCCTTGACCGCATAGGGATTGCCGACCATGAATCGGCCGCCGCCCTTCGGGATCGGTCCGTTGAAGGCAACCCGCGGGCTCGCCTTAACGCCGTATTCCTTTTCGGAGAAATATTCCTTGCCGTGCTGACGCTTCGTGGCAACCTGCTGCGAGGTTCCGCAGGCGGTAACAGTGGCGCACATCAGAGAGAGAGCAAACCAACGCATACCCGTTGCGTATGTCACCGCACGATTATCGAATTTCATCTGTCCCACGCCGTTAATCAAATTACTATGGCAGAGGCATGCACCGGCATATCCCTCACCCGGTACTCTGCTACGCTTCAATCACCTAACGGTACTTTAATCATGATTGCATGTTGTCGAATTTGCGATTGGATTTGAGCGGAAACGGATATTTCTGAAGATTATGGTTAATGAATGTTTAAAGTGCGGCTACTTCCATGATCGCTTTTGTGCTCGTTACGTTGCCGTGCCGACCGGCAAGCGCAGCCGTCAGCGAGGCATGGCGCCGATAATATGCTGGAGTTTATCGGGGTTGCGCGTGCAATAGATTGCAACGACCTTTTCTTGCTCGATGTGTAGCGCGGTCGTCTGGACAACGTCGCCGCCCTCTACCGTTACGAAACCTGGTAAGCCATCGATGACGGCATAGTGGATCAGCTGCGAAGGCTGCGCGCAGAAAACGCGCGCCAGCTGCTCATGAAGCAGCATGACGGCAGCGAGCCCGATATGTGGCCGCAGCGACGTCGGTACCTTGCCGCCGCCATCGGCATAGACAATGACATCCTCGGAAAGCAAGGCTCGAAGGGAGGCCATGTCTCCAGCTCTCGACGCCGTGAAGAAGGCGGTGGCAAGCTTGAGCCCCTGTTCCTTGCCGACGGCAAAGCGCGGCCGGGCCTCGGCGACATGTGCCCTCGCCCGGCTTGCAAGCTTGCGGCAAGCTGCAGCTTCGCGACCGATCGTCGAGGAGACGTCATCGAAATCCATGCCGAACACGTCGTGCAGAAGAAAGGCGGCACGCTCCAGAGGCGAAAGGCGCTCCAAGGCCAGCATCAAGGGCAAGGTTATATCATCGACCGCATCGCCGTCCTCTGGATCGAAGATCGGCTCGGGCAACCAGGAGCCCACATAGGACTCCCGGCGACGGCGCGCCGATTTTAGCTCGTTCAGGCAAAGTCTGGTGACGATGGTCCGAAGGAATGCCGCCGGTTCGCGAACGGAGGCAGGGTCGGTCCCGAGCCATCGCATCCAAGCATTTTGCACGATATCCTCCGCGTCCGCGACAGATCCGAGCATCCTGTAGGCAAGCCGGACGAGGTGCGGGCGCAGCTCGGCAAAGATCGGGTCGGAAGGCGTTTCAGTCATGGGCGACAAGAGCGTATTGGAGAGGTACGGCTTGGCGGCCACGAACGAACTGCAGCGTCGTCAGCGCCACACGCCGCCCGAGATAGCGCGCTGTGGCGAGATCGGACGCGGGCGGGGCGGTCTCCGGGCCCTCATCGGTGTTCGCCTGCGCGGCGGCGCCAAGCCAGAAACCGAGACGGTTCATGTCCTCTTCGGAGCCGGTTGAAGAGCAGTTCGCCGGCGG
It encodes the following:
- a CDS encoding adenylate cyclase, which gives rise to MKHLVTPIMRGAFLLIGSTGLALAANVHTATGTTGQPSQHIGSVQTGSATPGNAASSPGSAFNPNGTAGTHYAGNVPQSSKNPKSVSQYDVAGFQQSHNH
- a CDS encoding YbaK/EbsC family protein, whose translation is MSEDSKKLSSLERVELAARDLGLDIAIKRMEQSTRTAEEAANAAGCVVGQIVKSLVFVNAETHGLTLLLVSGAHNADTGYILATYGLRLKRADIDRVRDETGFAIGGVGPIGHRVKLPVFIDESLLGYDQVWCAAGRPDSIFACDPKILAEKIGANVIRVRPS
- a CDS encoding MBL fold metallo-hydrolase encodes the protein MTHRRRFTILGCSSSPGVPRITGDWGACDPKNPKNRRTRSAFMIEQIAPDGGITTVVIDTGPDFREQMIRAGVGSIDAVLYTHAHADHIHGLDDLRGFFHNSHELIPIYADQPTMDRIREGFGYCLETPPGSNYPPIVRPIIIESLDKSFTVEGPGGPITFWPHKQQHGDIHSLGFRIGALAYCSDISDFPAESVERVQNLDVLIIDALQYRPHPSHLSLEQSLAWIERLQPRHAILTHMHTPLDYATVLAETPDNVEPAYDQMRIELDVEDDDL
- a CDS encoding TatD family hydrolase is translated as MLIDTHCHLDFADFAEERDAIVARAHEIGVKQMVTISTRVRKLDGLLAITEQYPSVFCSVGTHPNNADEELDIQIEDLVRLAKQHEKVVAIGEAGLDYFYDTVKPEDQKTGFLRHIAAARETQLPLVIHSRSADEDMAAILTEETGKGAFPFILHCFSSGPALARTGVELGGYISFSGILTFPKSEELREIAKTIPHDRLLVETDAPYLAPKRWRGKRNEPSYVVNTAEVLADTIGVSMDEIAAITTENAFRCFSRMTRV
- the tmk gene encoding dTMP kinase — protein: MADATGLFVSFEGGEGAGKSTQIRRLAERLRGLGHNVLVTREPGGSPGAEAVRHVLLSGAAEMFGTRMEAILFAAARNDHVEEVIRPALARGTIVLCDRFMDSSRVYQGVTGNLEPDFIEALQRVAVNGVVPDCTLILDIPAEIGLERARRRASATAAPDRFEKEEMQTHEKRREAFLDIAARDPGRCHVVDAQRPEDAIADEIADIIEERLTLTDNMPASSPEVAQ
- a CDS encoding sigma-70 family RNA polymerase sigma factor, with translation MTETPSDPIFAELRPHLVRLAYRMLGSVADAEDIVQNAWMRWLGTDPASVREPAAFLRTIVTRLCLNELKSARRRRESYVGSWLPEPIFDPEDGDAVDDITLPLMLALERLSPLERAAFLLHDVFGMDFDDVSSTIGREAAACRKLASRARAHVAEARPRFAVGKEQGLKLATAFFTASRAGDMASLRALLSEDVIVYADGGGKVPTSLRPHIGLAAVMLLHEQLARVFCAQPSQLIHYAVIDGLPGFVTVEGGDVVQTTALHIEQEKVVAIYCTRNPDKLQHIIGAMPR
- a CDS encoding D-alanyl-D-alanine carboxypeptidase family protein, whose amino-acid sequence is MLRGFFLAFSFLIGVECLPAVAQQAPPPAFDTKAAQAFMIEASTGTILLAKDENQPISPASLAKLMTLDVVFDAIGRGEISLDTEYPVSENSWRKGGAPSRTSTMFAALKSRVRVGDLIQGVAVQQANDGCMILAEGISISEAEFARRMTAHAREIGMPKAVFTNSTGLPDPDDPSGGSKVSVHELVTLAKDLQEKHADLYKYFGQADFTWNRIFQRNRNPMLLLNIGVDGLGTGFAEGEGYSIVASIQRDGRRLILALGGLKSDKERTEETRRVLEWGLSNFKSQRIFADGEVIGNVSVYGGAQSTVGVLAKVPVDVYVPLNNPDRLSARIVYRWPLTAPVAAGYEAGTLRVFSGARLLRELPLYTKEAVAQGTLRSRAFDAFLELTETLLFSWLWDTPTPT
- a CDS encoding sulfite exporter TauE/SafE family protein translates to MLVGITGVGGGSLMTPLLVLLFGVHPATAVGTDLLYAAITKTAGTAVHGMHGRVNWKVVGLLASGSVPSALLMLWIMAGVNRESPAVAQTITLTLGCLLFLTSLMLIFRGQILDAIRKWRGERGTLKPRTIAILTIVLGLTLGTLVTMTSVGAGALGVTVLLVLYPRLDVREIVGSDIVHAVPLTLIGGMGYWFIGEINWTMLFALLLGSIPGIVTGSLLAPRLHERLVRLILAVTLMIVAWKLLFP
- a CDS encoding septal ring lytic transglycosylase RlpA family protein, with product MKFDNRAVTYATGMRWFALSLMCATVTACGTSQQVATKRQHGKEYFSEKEYGVKASPRVAFNGPIPKGGGRFMVGNPYAVKGKWYYPKEDYSYNKVGIASWYGSAFHGRLTANGEVYDQQALTAAHPTFPLPSYARVTNVENGSSIIVRVNDRGPYHPGRIIDLSNKTAQMLDLQNSGTGDVRVQYVGRARMDGHDDPYLMASYIPKGSRLPSINPGGQIATGVMVASNGRITADQLPDSDNIGRPSRQQRSYNTANTAPAFAPIPKPSPYSATAFAGSTPTASYNGTKRNNPPPMTWNGGAMPSVDPVEPTLVVLPAIGPIPYERPDFAPGMASLDAPSLASTVAAYQEAPVKTVYVNLAFDAVMVRNDGLTQESILSAYHRQHQGQAQVD
- a CDS encoding DNA polymerase III subunit delta' produces the protein MSDERPGVLDGAIPPQDNIRLFGHEEAEAFLAQSYRSGKGHHAILIEGPEGIGKATLAFRFANHVLSHPDPAAAPVTIGDPDPNSAISRQISGGASHNLLHLARPVDDKTGKVKSAITVDEVRRAGKFFSQTSGTGNWRIVVIDPADDLNRSAANAILKILEEPPKRALFLVLSHAPGKLLPTIRSRCLPLKLAPLSDDALGNALAHLGISLAQGQGAELLAAAKGSVSEALKLLNYGGGEIVAAYEQVIAANGPAARRAMHRLADALSAKESDTIFGFFVSHIGDDIMARARAAALEGHLTVAERLARLYADVTERLNISQAYNLDRKQTIITILGDLKQQLSA